A genomic stretch from Gammaproteobacteria bacterium includes:
- a CDS encoding substrate-binding domain-containing protein, whose product MAETPKSDSVIRLATTTSTDSSGLLKHLIPSYQSETNDIVHVIAVGTGKALRLLREGDVDVVLVHARSAEERLIQEGYGVNRKDVMYNDFVIVGPRHDPAQIRANPNAAQALRQIMMGKHAFISRGDDSGTHKKETSLWKQLGLTPVGRWYREAGQGMGRVLQMASELDAYTLTDRGTWLAYLAKSPLEILVQGDQHLFNPYGIIAVNPQKYPDANYKGANRFIRWITSLKGQQMIGRFAINGKQLFIPMAMTQRAQVSEP is encoded by the coding sequence ATGGCTGAAACTCCGAAATCCGATTCTGTGATCCGCTTGGCTACCACCACGAGCACTGACAGTTCCGGTCTGTTAAAACATCTGATACCATCTTATCAGTCCGAAACCAATGATATTGTTCATGTCATCGCTGTGGGTACCGGTAAAGCCTTGCGTTTGTTACGCGAAGGTGATGTGGATGTGGTTTTGGTCCATGCCCGCTCGGCCGAAGAGCGTTTAATACAGGAAGGTTACGGCGTTAACCGCAAGGATGTCATGTACAATGATTTCGTTATTGTCGGTCCCCGGCATGATCCGGCCCAAATTCGCGCTAACCCCAATGCCGCACAAGCCTTACGGCAAATCATGATGGGAAAACACGCGTTTATTTCACGTGGCGACGACTCCGGCACCCATAAAAAGGAAACGTCTCTATGGAAGCAACTGGGTTTAACCCCGGTCGGACGCTGGTATCGTGAAGCCGGTCAAGGCATGGGTCGCGTACTGCAGATGGCAAGTGAATTGGATGCCTACACACTGACCGATCGCGGCACGTGGTTAGCCTACCTGGCAAAGAGTCCGCTGGAAATCCTGGTACAGGGAGACCAACACCTGTTCAATCCCTATGGTATTATTGCGGTAAATCCGCAAAAATACCCTGATGCCAACTACAAAGGCGCGAACCGGTTTATCCGCTGGATTACATCGCTTAAAGGGCAACAAATGATCGGAAGGTTTGCCATTAACGGAAAGCAACTGTTTATACCGATGGCCATGACCCAAAGAGCCCAAGTCAGTGAGCCATAA
- a CDS encoding ABC transporter permease: protein MESLREASWNALVLLFTGDTELWTIVAISFSVSLRAILMATPFALCVAFALSHLHFPGRKFLISLFNTLLALPAVIVGLTVYMLLSRNGPLGDWKLLFTQTAMIIGQFILCFPLLVAVSHSAFKAADQRVWESARTLGAKPWQAMLTLMYEVRFGLLAAILAGFGRVIAEVGSSMMVGGNIANYTRNIPTAIALETSKGAFAQGIALGLVLLLAALLLNIFLSFFQEKGGTPQ from the coding sequence ATGGAATCATTGCGTGAAGCGAGCTGGAACGCTTTAGTTTTACTTTTCACCGGCGATACCGAATTATGGACTATAGTAGCCATTTCATTCAGCGTTTCCCTGCGCGCAATATTGATGGCCACGCCGTTCGCCCTCTGCGTGGCATTTGCCCTATCCCATTTGCATTTCCCCGGGCGCAAATTTCTTATCTCACTATTCAACACTTTGCTGGCACTGCCTGCTGTCATTGTCGGATTGACGGTGTACATGCTGTTGTCCCGCAACGGCCCATTGGGTGATTGGAAATTATTATTTACGCAAACCGCCATGATTATAGGGCAGTTCATTCTTTGTTTTCCCCTACTAGTGGCTGTCAGTCATTCGGCATTTAAAGCCGCAGATCAACGCGTATGGGAAAGTGCCAGAACACTTGGCGCCAAACCTTGGCAAGCCATGTTAACGTTAATGTATGAAGTCCGGTTTGGTCTTCTGGCAGCTATCCTGGCCGGTTTCGGCCGAGTGATCGCTGAAGTAGGCAGCTCTATGATGGTCGGAGGTAATATTGCCAACTATACTCGCAATATACCCACAGCCATTGCTCTGGAAACCAGTAAAGGTGCTTTTGCCCAGGGAATTGCGCTGGGCTTGGTATTATTGCTAGCCGCGCTGCTGTTAAATATTTTTTTGAGCTTCTTTCAAGAAAAAGGCGGAACCCCGCAGTGA
- the mobA gene encoding molybdenum cofactor guanylyltransferase: protein MTALIHIEHLLKTRSRHRLLDITGFKIPENTCMVLSGRNGAGKTTLLKILAGLEAPDQAMFHYHGVSQDWHSLRPTLLRHTVYLHQHPYMFDRSVWENVAYGLRFTALNKTQIDEQVQQALNWAGLSHLAQRNAQSLSGGEKQRVALSRARILAPKLLLLDEPMANMDRESREQTIQLIKRLEAEGISSIVTSHEPHFARQFSQTHRHLCKTGPQRYTIVEPFLYTGPLNPSAAPEEKTIVETTAEMRRWFAVDPAKPAYTDKTEMTTVNLTKQKVTAVILAGGRARRMGGQDKGLIPLRGTAMIEYVLNSVQPQVKTLLINANRNLEQYGQYGYEVVEDIIGDYYGPLVGMASGLQASKTDLVVTLPCDSPLLPEDLVSKLVNTLEHNEAEIAVAHDGNRMQPVFACLRRSLLPDLLQYLEAGGRKIDTWYAQKNTVLADFSKATQVFININTEEDQCDMEALLEQRESHA from the coding sequence GTGACAGCCTTAATTCACATTGAACATCTGCTTAAAACCAGAAGCCGCCACAGACTCCTGGATATAACAGGTTTCAAGATTCCGGAAAATACCTGCATGGTGCTAAGCGGTCGCAATGGCGCCGGTAAAACCACTTTATTAAAAATACTGGCCGGTCTGGAAGCACCGGACCAAGCAATGTTCCACTACCATGGCGTATCTCAGGACTGGCATTCACTGAGACCGACGCTGCTTCGTCATACCGTGTATTTGCATCAACACCCGTATATGTTTGACCGCAGTGTCTGGGAAAACGTCGCATATGGCCTTCGTTTTACCGCTTTGAACAAAACCCAAATCGATGAACAGGTGCAGCAGGCCCTTAACTGGGCGGGTTTGTCACACTTGGCGCAAAGAAACGCACAAAGCCTTTCCGGCGGAGAAAAGCAACGCGTGGCTCTCAGCAGAGCGCGAATTCTCGCCCCCAAACTTTTGCTTTTGGACGAGCCCATGGCCAATATGGACCGGGAATCCAGAGAGCAGACTATACAACTGATTAAGCGCCTTGAAGCTGAGGGAATCAGTTCCATTGTTACCAGCCATGAACCTCACTTCGCCCGGCAGTTCAGTCAAACCCATCGCCATCTATGTAAAACCGGTCCACAGCGCTATACTATCGTAGAACCATTTCTATACACGGGCCCACTAAACCCTTCGGCTGCGCCGGAAGAAAAAACCATTGTGGAAACGACAGCTGAAATGAGGCGATGGTTTGCAGTAGACCCGGCCAAACCCGCTTATACCGACAAAACAGAGATGACAACCGTTAATCTAACCAAACAAAAAGTCACTGCAGTTATCCTCGCAGGCGGCCGCGCCAGACGTATGGGGGGGCAGGACAAAGGTCTGATCCCCTTGCGTGGAACAGCCATGATCGAATACGTTCTGAATTCCGTTCAGCCTCAAGTGAAAACCCTATTGATCAACGCCAATCGGAATTTGGAGCAATATGGGCAGTACGGCTACGAGGTTGTGGAAGATATCATAGGCGATTATTATGGTCCCTTGGTAGGTATGGCCAGCGGGCTGCAGGCAAGTAAAACGGACTTGGTCGTTACCCTCCCCTGTGACTCACCATTATTGCCGGAAGACCTGGTTTCTAAACTGGTCAATACACTGGAACACAACGAGGCTGAGATAGCCGTAGCTCATGACGGCAACCGCATGCAACCGGTGTTTGCCTGCTTACGACGCTCCCTGCTGCCTGACTTGCTTCAATACCTGGAAGCCGGTGGACGCAAAATTGATACCTGGTATGCTCAAAAAAATACCGTTCTGGCGGACTTTTCCAAGGCTACCCAAGTATTCATCAACATTAATACCGAAGAAGATCAATGTGATATGGAAGCATTGCTCGAGCAACGGGAAAGCCACGCTTGA
- a CDS encoding molybdopterin molybdotransferase MoeA produces the protein MSDDIVENVSSKKRSIASCCSDSIDPSLSLSQAQERIQTIARSCFLNTFIHNTLLLPIREALGYTLAHDVKAMFDVPAHTNSAMDGFALNGAALSQRDQRQFLIAGTALAGKPYPDTVKPGNCVRIMTGAAIPSGCDTVIPQELTQCVDNVVTVGAGHQCGENVRYAGEDLAKNDIAIQAGTPITATELGLLASLGTTHIEVTRKPKVAFFSTGDELRPVGTRLGPGEIHDSNRYTLYGMLTRLGLDLQDLGVIKDNPSALRAALEHASRHADVIISSGGVSVGDADYIKDVLDEIGAVDFWKIAIKPGRPLAFGTINGKPFFGLPGNPVAVMVTFYQLVRPALLTLAGLKANPAIRFKVPCASRLKKKPGRVEFYRGVLESNELGETIVRSSGKQGSGVLSSMSRANCFIVLPQSQGTVEPGDPVDVEPFEGLV, from the coding sequence ATGAGTGATGACATCGTTGAGAATGTTTCCAGCAAGAAACGCAGCATCGCATCCTGTTGCTCCGATAGCATCGACCCCTCTTTATCTTTGTCACAGGCGCAGGAAAGAATACAAACCATTGCTCGTTCTTGCTTCCTTAACACTTTTATCCACAACACACTGTTACTGCCAATACGTGAGGCTTTAGGATACACCCTGGCTCATGATGTCAAAGCAATGTTTGATGTTCCGGCCCATACCAATTCTGCCATGGATGGATTTGCGCTAAACGGTGCCGCTCTGTCGCAACGCGACCAAAGACAATTTCTCATTGCCGGTACCGCCTTGGCGGGAAAGCCCTACCCCGACACCGTAAAACCGGGAAACTGTGTTCGTATAATGACAGGTGCAGCAATACCATCCGGTTGTGATACGGTGATTCCGCAGGAGTTAACGCAATGCGTAGACAATGTGGTCACAGTAGGAGCAGGACACCAATGCGGCGAAAATGTTCGCTATGCCGGTGAAGATTTGGCGAAAAATGATATTGCCATTCAAGCGGGTACTCCCATCACTGCGACAGAATTGGGTTTGCTGGCATCTTTGGGTACAACGCATATAGAAGTTACTCGAAAACCGAAGGTGGCTTTTTTTTCCACCGGAGATGAACTTAGACCGGTGGGCACCCGGTTGGGACCTGGTGAAATACACGACAGCAATCGATATACCCTCTATGGCATGTTGACTCGTTTGGGACTGGACTTGCAGGACTTGGGCGTCATCAAAGACAATCCAAGCGCTCTTAGAGCTGCTTTAGAGCACGCTAGCCGACATGCGGATGTGATTATAAGCAGTGGGGGGGTGTCAGTAGGCGATGCGGATTATATCAAAGATGTACTCGACGAAATCGGTGCTGTGGATTTTTGGAAAATCGCCATCAAACCGGGCCGCCCCCTTGCCTTTGGCACAATCAACGGGAAGCCGTTTTTCGGACTCCCGGGAAATCCGGTCGCTGTAATGGTCACGTTTTACCAACTCGTACGACCCGCACTGCTGACCCTTGCGGGCCTGAAAGCGAACCCCGCCATTCGGTTTAAAGTACCCTGCGCTTCCCGTTTAAAGAAAAAACCGGGACGGGTGGAATTCTATCGGGGTGTTTTGGAAAGTAATGAGCTCGGTGAAACCATTGTTCGCAGCAGCGGCAAGCAAGGCTCCGGCGTATTAAGTTCTATGAGCCGGGCCAATTGCTTTATCGTATTACCCCAATCTCAAGGCACTGTGGAACCCGGTGATCCGGTAGATGTAGAACCCTTCGAAGGTCTGGTATAA
- the mobB gene encoding molybdopterin-guanine dinucleotide biosynthesis protein B yields the protein MLENFANLSVPVLGFVGFSGSGKTTLLTNIIPVLSQRGIAVAVLKHAHHQFDVDKPGKDSYEIRKTGAQQVLVASRKRWALMVENPVRQEEPNLEYLLRQLDCSTVDLVLVEGFKTESHEKIEVHRQESEQEFLYLSDPNIIAIATDVPSMDVDLPLLDINDPGAICNFIESHTGIVQK from the coding sequence ATGCTTGAAAATTTTGCCAATCTTTCTGTTCCCGTACTGGGATTTGTGGGATTCAGCGGTAGTGGAAAAACCACATTATTAACCAATATAATTCCCGTTTTATCGCAACGGGGAATTGCCGTCGCGGTACTTAAACATGCCCACCATCAGTTTGATGTAGACAAACCGGGAAAGGATAGTTACGAAATTCGCAAAACCGGTGCACAGCAGGTTTTGGTGGCATCACGTAAGCGTTGGGCTTTGATGGTAGAAAATCCGGTTCGCCAGGAAGAACCCAATCTGGAGTATCTGCTCCGACAGTTGGATTGTAGTACGGTGGATTTAGTTTTGGTCGAAGGATTTAAAACCGAGTCCCATGAGAAAATCGAAGTGCATCGACAAGAATCCGAGCAGGAATTTTTGTATCTCTCGGACCCTAATATAATCGCGATTGCCACGGATGTACCAAGCATGGACGTGGACTTGCCATTACTTGATATCAATGATCCCGGCGCCATCTGCAATTTTATTGAATCCCACACCGGGATAGTGCAAAAGTAA
- a CDS encoding carbonic anhydrase, which yields MISAEEAIQRLREGNQRFVTGNQERAMHEKHRTELVAGQNPFAVILGCSDSRVPAELVFDQGLGDLFVIRVAGNIVAPSQVGSVEFAVECFGTQLVVVLGHTLCGAIQATLEQLDQPQELRSANLASIVNRIRPSIETLVDVATTPEKLVQLAVRANIRASVNQLQHGSVILENLVQQGKLTIVGAEYSLETGVVKIFDY from the coding sequence ATGATATCCGCAGAAGAAGCGATTCAACGCCTACGCGAAGGGAACCAGCGCTTTGTCACGGGCAATCAAGAGCGGGCTATGCATGAAAAGCACCGCACCGAACTCGTCGCCGGCCAGAATCCCTTTGCCGTAATATTGGGTTGCTCCGATTCTCGCGTACCGGCGGAACTGGTCTTTGATCAAGGTTTGGGCGATTTATTTGTCATCCGAGTGGCCGGAAATATCGTCGCACCTTCCCAAGTGGGCAGTGTCGAGTTTGCAGTGGAATGCTTCGGCACACAATTAGTAGTGGTCTTGGGACACACACTTTGCGGAGCCATTCAGGCGACGCTGGAACAGTTGGATCAACCCCAAGAACTTAGGTCAGCCAATCTTGCCTCCATAGTCAATCGCATCCGCCCCTCCATCGAAACTTTGGTGGATGTCGCAACCACACCGGAGAAACTGGTTCAATTGGCGGTACGAGCTAATATTCGGGCATCCGTCAACCAACTGCAACACGGATCGGTTATTCTGGAGAATTTGGTCCAACAAGGTAAGTTGACTATCGTCGGCGCTGAATACTCGTTGGAAACGGGGGTGGTAAAAATTTTTGACTATTAA
- a CDS encoding S8 family serine peptidase produces MSINKYVVLRTSGAMVPTLDTIGTSSAHAALTALESLEVEEVELSTRERHDLRRDPRTRAIAPPMPMKLISPVSDAEPESPVKTPWGLEAVKALQSPFDGSNISVAVLDTGIDPNHPAFSNLELVRRNFTSEEDDDKNGHGTHCAGTIFGQDVNGTRIGVARNVKRAIIGKVLGEDGGSSAAIAQAIQWAVSEGAHVVSMSLGIDFPGYVDNLVKHSGYDIKPATSIALESYRANINLFGNLAEFVRVQGLFGEGAILVAASGNESARPEYEIAVGPPAAGSGVISVGALGQTNNGFTVADFSNNQVDISGPGVKVLSAIPGGKLRNLSGTSMATPHVAGVAALWAQRQKEISGRVENRTLQAQLIASGSRAELAVNTEEEDVGTGMVQAPLS; encoded by the coding sequence ATGTCGATTAACAAGTATGTTGTACTAAGAACCAGCGGGGCTATGGTACCCACCCTGGATACCATCGGAACCTCGAGTGCTCATGCGGCACTCACCGCCCTGGAATCCCTGGAAGTGGAAGAGGTGGAACTCTCTACCCGCGAGCGCCATGACTTGCGCCGCGACCCCAGAACCCGTGCCATTGCCCCCCCTATGCCCATGAAACTCATTAGCCCGGTGTCTGATGCAGAACCCGAGTCCCCGGTCAAAACCCCTTGGGGTTTAGAGGCGGTAAAAGCACTCCAGTCGCCTTTTGACGGCAGTAATATTTCGGTCGCGGTCTTGGATACCGGTATAGATCCTAACCACCCCGCCTTTTCTAACCTTGAGCTGGTGCGGCGTAATTTTACATCTGAAGAGGACGACGACAAAAACGGTCACGGTACCCATTGTGCCGGAACCATTTTTGGCCAGGATGTTAACGGTACTCGCATCGGTGTTGCTCGTAATGTGAAGCGCGCTATCATTGGTAAAGTCCTGGGGGAAGACGGCGGATCTTCCGCTGCCATCGCTCAAGCCATCCAATGGGCTGTTAGCGAAGGCGCACATGTGGTATCCATGTCGCTGGGCATCGACTTTCCAGGATATGTAGATAACCTGGTCAAACACAGCGGCTATGACATAAAACCAGCCACATCTATTGCCCTGGAATCCTACCGAGCCAACATCAATCTATTTGGTAACCTGGCCGAATTTGTTCGAGTCCAAGGACTCTTTGGCGAGGGCGCCATCCTCGTTGCCGCATCCGGAAACGAAAGTGCACGTCCTGAATACGAAATCGCCGTTGGCCCACCCGCGGCCGGTAGCGGTGTGATCTCCGTCGGCGCTCTGGGACAAACCAATAATGGATTTACTGTGGCCGATTTTTCCAACAATCAAGTGGATATATCCGGCCCCGGAGTAAAAGTCCTATCCGCTATACCTGGCGGAAAGTTGCGCAATTTGAGCGGCACCAGTATGGCTACCCCCCACGTAGCCGGCGTTGCTGCTTTATGGGCACAGCGGCAAAAAGAAATCAGTGGCCGGGTGGAAAACCGAACCCTACAAGCGCAACTGATCGCCAGTGGTAGTAGAGCTGAACTGGCGGTTAACACGGAAGAAGAAGACGTGGGTACCGGGATGGTTCAAGCGCCTTTGAGCTAA
- a CDS encoding S8 family serine peptidase, which yields MLGKSAVGSAVFITTLAFALNSTYAASPSLSINVQHGVATSDAKPSAAAAPTISPVAGEILVKFKSHVTSQVAQRTLQNTLRKSAKTIKQFTSVKGLQLVKVDPSKEFWETLTRLQNDPAVAYAEPNYELTMDYTPNDARFNELWAMNNPGGADINAEQAWDLSQGSADVVVAIIDSGIDPTHEDLINNIWRNPNEIPDNNIDDDGNGYVDDIFGVNMIDPTRPPIDAINHGTHVAGSIAAQGDNGVGVAGVSWNTKVITCQIFDLSNATLKGVVSDAIACLDYIYNLKRRGINIVASNNSWGWVGTKSKALEDAINRQAEAGILFIASAGNNSISNDVWDDYPANYQLPNVISVAATTDTDGLASFSSYGSHSVHVGAPGHRITSSVPGWEFEITNPFSNIFYDDMEGNVTQWNATPPWSTTTNQYHSITASWTDSPNGSYENDTEVSLTSPVIDLANVTEPLYLGFYASYAIETGWDKLFIEANVNGLWVTLGALTGKNNGFEFYYYAIPTGYYSSQFQFRFRLSTDSSIVNDGVYLDDIGIGTLPANITASNRYATFSGTSMAAPHVTGLAALLKSYDSQLDWKQIKNLILSSGTPTAAMQHRTISGRRIRAADTDGTGALTCNNQTVNKRLSPKTNSIEVGSSEWITLSVLHINCGDPAGNPGIVVEETNDTIVLLDNGAGVDHTAGDGIYSAQLNMNRFKQQSLSLNFPDSSTVTVNRLKNYSVSKASFDWRDIQDTATAVIMETGRITQVDLPFPIPFAETQSRFDAIGISDSGYIALSNQSRSIDRIPSISNTLLPTGLYSDFFNLHAIVAPFWDDLVVANHSHVVYAVAGTPPNREVIVEWQNVTHFEYGGDITFQLVFFENSADILMNYADIQFGDGNADYGASATIGIQTTATNATTYSINTASLGNAQTLRWTTRPPTGGGGGGVINVLLLACITTEIARRRKKRNLERT from the coding sequence ATGCTTGGCAAATCCGCTGTTGGATCCGCGGTCTTCATCACCACACTGGCTTTCGCATTGAATTCCACTTACGCTGCAAGCCCAAGTTTATCAATCAATGTACAACACGGTGTAGCCACATCCGATGCTAAACCAAGCGCCGCCGCCGCACCGACTATCTCACCGGTGGCCGGCGAAATTCTCGTCAAATTCAAAAGCCATGTTACCTCCCAGGTCGCGCAAAGAACATTACAGAACACATTACGAAAATCAGCAAAAACCATCAAGCAGTTTACGTCGGTTAAAGGTTTGCAACTGGTAAAAGTCGACCCATCCAAAGAATTCTGGGAAACATTGACACGTTTACAAAACGACCCCGCTGTGGCCTACGCCGAGCCCAACTATGAACTGACAATGGACTACACCCCTAACGACGCTCGATTTAATGAACTTTGGGCCATGAACAACCCCGGCGGTGCCGACATTAATGCCGAGCAAGCCTGGGACTTATCCCAAGGCAGCGCCGATGTGGTTGTAGCGATCATTGATTCGGGAATAGACCCCACCCATGAAGATTTGATCAACAACATTTGGCGAAATCCCAACGAAATTCCTGATAATAATATTGACGACGACGGCAACGGCTACGTGGACGATATTTTTGGGGTAAATATGATTGACCCCACTCGCCCCCCTATCGATGCCATTAACCATGGAACGCACGTAGCAGGTAGCATCGCTGCCCAGGGTGATAATGGTGTGGGCGTTGCCGGTGTTAGCTGGAACACCAAAGTCATTACCTGCCAGATATTTGACCTATCCAATGCCACCCTTAAAGGCGTGGTTTCGGATGCCATTGCCTGCCTGGATTACATTTACAATCTTAAACGCCGCGGCATCAATATTGTGGCCTCCAACAATTCCTGGGGCTGGGTAGGCACCAAATCCAAAGCCTTGGAAGATGCTATCAATCGCCAGGCGGAAGCGGGCATCCTGTTTATTGCCTCTGCAGGCAATAACTCCATAAGTAACGATGTGTGGGATGATTATCCGGCAAATTATCAGCTACCCAACGTGATTTCGGTAGCAGCCACCACCGATACCGATGGGCTTGCGTCTTTCTCCAGTTACGGAAGTCATTCCGTCCACGTGGGTGCACCGGGACACCGAATTACCAGCAGCGTACCCGGCTGGGAATTTGAGATCACGAATCCATTCTCCAATATTTTCTACGATGATATGGAAGGCAATGTTACTCAATGGAACGCCACGCCGCCTTGGAGTACCACCACTAACCAATATCACAGTATTACTGCATCCTGGACCGATAGTCCAAACGGGAGCTATGAGAATGACACAGAAGTGTCTTTAACCTCGCCGGTCATAGATCTCGCTAATGTTACAGAACCCTTGTACTTGGGTTTTTATGCAAGCTACGCGATAGAAACCGGCTGGGACAAATTATTTATCGAGGCTAATGTCAATGGGCTTTGGGTAACACTGGGAGCCTTAACAGGAAAAAATAACGGTTTTGAGTTTTACTATTATGCCATCCCTACCGGGTACTACTCCAGTCAGTTTCAATTTCGTTTTCGCTTATCGACTGACAGTTCCATCGTAAATGACGGAGTCTACCTGGATGACATCGGCATTGGTACCTTACCCGCAAACATAACCGCTTCGAATCGTTATGCGACTTTCAGCGGTACCTCGATGGCTGCTCCACACGTTACCGGTTTGGCCGCCTTACTGAAATCCTATGACAGCCAACTGGATTGGAAGCAAATTAAAAATCTGATCCTATCCTCCGGCACACCCACTGCGGCAATGCAACACCGCACCATATCCGGCAGACGTATTCGAGCGGCGGATACCGACGGCACCGGCGCCCTCACTTGTAACAACCAAACTGTGAATAAGCGACTTTCGCCTAAAACAAACAGCATAGAAGTGGGTAGCAGCGAGTGGATCACTCTATCGGTATTACATATCAACTGTGGCGACCCCGCAGGAAACCCCGGCATAGTCGTTGAAGAAACCAATGACACCATTGTCTTGTTGGATAACGGAGCCGGTGTGGACCACACAGCGGGAGATGGCATATATTCCGCGCAATTGAATATGAATCGCTTCAAACAACAATCGCTCAGCCTTAATTTTCCGGATAGCAGCACAGTGACTGTCAATCGGCTTAAAAACTATAGCGTATCCAAAGCAAGCTTCGATTGGCGTGATATTCAAGATACAGCCACTGCCGTGATCATGGAAACCGGACGCATTACGCAAGTGGACCTACCCTTCCCTATCCCGTTTGCAGAAACCCAAAGCCGATTCGATGCCATCGGCATTAGTGACTCAGGCTATATCGCTCTTTCCAATCAGAGTCGTTCCATAGATCGAATTCCATCCATTTCCAACACATTATTACCCACAGGCTTGTATAGCGACTTCTTTAACTTGCATGCTATTGTAGCCCCCTTTTGGGATGACCTTGTCGTAGCCAATCACAGTCATGTGGTGTATGCAGTCGCCGGTACTCCACCCAATCGTGAGGTGATCGTGGAATGGCAAAATGTAACCCATTTTGAATATGGCGGTGACATTACATTCCAACTCGTATTCTTTGAAAACAGTGCAGACATACTCATGAATTACGCTGATATCCAATTCGGTGACGGCAATGCAGATTATGGTGCTTCCGCTACCATAGGCATACAAACCACTGCAACAAACGCCACGACTTACAGCATTAATACCGCGTCTCTTGGTAACGCTCAAACACTACGCTGGACAACCCGGCCGCCTACCGGTGGCGGCGGCGGTGGCGTAATCAATGTTCTGCTGTTGGCATGCATTACAACTGAGATCGCACGAAGGAGAAAAAAGCGAAATCTTGAACGAACATAG
- a CDS encoding DUF4166 domain-containing protein: MSKGINSHNIMRLALGEQWQALPVALQAHYQDEDNRDIGELTIEYPAWMQLFLNLLHIMGALLNRNVRHVPTVVHKTMDGERQIWQRTITLDENKNVYFKSHWVYAGQNKLVEYVNPMLGLCMSVNVVGECLHYTGEYYVLRLGKLCIPIPEWLMLGHTTIVEQQSADSRFKMDFKLQHPLFGQVYRYSGEFTTVRI, translated from the coding sequence ATGAGCAAAGGTATAAACAGCCACAATATCATGCGGCTTGCACTGGGAGAACAATGGCAAGCATTGCCGGTAGCGCTACAGGCGCATTATCAGGATGAGGATAACAGGGATATCGGCGAACTGACTATAGAGTACCCGGCGTGGATGCAGCTATTTTTGAACCTATTACATATTATGGGGGCGCTATTGAATCGCAACGTGCGTCACGTTCCCACGGTTGTGCACAAAACCATGGACGGTGAGCGACAGATTTGGCAAAGAACCATCACTTTGGATGAGAACAAAAACGTTTATTTTAAAAGCCACTGGGTATATGCCGGACAAAACAAACTGGTGGAATATGTAAACCCAATGCTGGGTTTATGCATGTCGGTGAATGTAGTAGGGGAATGCTTGCACTACACCGGCGAGTATTATGTTTTGAGACTCGGAAAATTGTGTATTCCCATACCGGAATGGCTCATGCTCGGACACACCACTATTGTGGAGCAACAATCCGCTGATAGTCGATTCAAAATGGACTTCAAATTGCAACATCCACTGTTTGGACAGGTATATCGCTATAGTGGCGAATTTACGACGGTCAGAATTTAG
- a CDS encoding DUF2269 domain-containing protein: protein MTYLSLKAIHLLSMVLLFGTGLGSAWYKWMADRSGNVHHIAETNRCVVIADWVFTTPTVILQPLTGMGMVMLMDLPLNTPWVLWSLVLYMIAGACWLPVVWLQIKMKRLALLSRNNNTSLPDQYWVYARWWFYLGVPAFTAMVLIVCLMVFKVNG, encoded by the coding sequence GTGACATACCTTAGTTTGAAAGCGATTCATCTGTTGAGTATGGTGTTACTTTTTGGGACCGGTCTGGGTAGTGCCTGGTACAAATGGATGGCCGATCGCAGCGGTAATGTTCACCACATTGCTGAAACCAATCGTTGCGTGGTCATTGCCGATTGGGTCTTTACCACACCTACTGTTATCCTCCAACCGCTAACGGGGATGGGAATGGTGATGTTAATGGATCTTCCCCTTAATACTCCCTGGGTACTGTGGAGCTTGGTTTTGTATATGATCGCGGGGGCTTGTTGGTTACCCGTGGTGTGGTTGCAGATCAAAATGAAACGGCTTGCTTTATTAAGTCGTAACAACAACACCTCCTTACCCGACCAGTATTGGGTGTATGCAAGATGGTGGTTCTATTTGGGGGTTCCGGCATTTACGGCCATGGTCCTCATCGTTTGTTTGATGGTCTTTAAGGTGAATGGTTAA